A single window of Cydia strobilella chromosome 18, ilCydStro3.1, whole genome shotgun sequence DNA harbors:
- the LOC134749672 gene encoding uncharacterized protein LOC134749672: protein MNKILCFGLVLCATLALTSAYPAEQAPEAPKTPALGQEAAPAVEAAEELHPEESRWGHGGGGWGHGGGWGHGGGWGHGGGYGRGHGGWGHGGHGGYGHGGWGHGGWGQNTQILCFALAICASMALTSAYPAAEPAQDIAFIGLQETAPVQAAADEETLQPEESHYGHGGYGHGGYGHGGYGHGSWGRGWGHGGYGHGGYGHGGYGGGYGYGGGWGGGWYGR, encoded by the exons ATGAATAAG ATCCTATGCTTCGGACTCGTGCTTTGCGCTACATTAGCGCTAACATCGGCCTATCCTGCCGAACAGGCCCCTGAGGCCCCTAAAACCCCCGCGCTAGGTCAGGAGGCCGCTCCTGCGGTCGAAGCGGCAGAAGAGCTGCATCCCGAAGAGTCTCGTTGGgggcacggcggcggcggctggggGCATGGAGGTGGATGGGGCCACGGAGGCGGATGGGGCCACGGCGGGGGCTACGGACGGGGGCACGGAGGATGGGGGCACGGCGGCCACGGGGGCTACGGGCATGGAGGATGGGGGCACGGTGGATGGGGCC AAAACACACAA ATACTCTGCTTCGCTCTCGCGATCTGCGCCAGCATGGCGCTTACATCGGCTTACCCCGCCGCGGAACCAGCTCAGGACATTGCCTTCATAGGCCTTCAAGAAACAGCTCCTGTCCAAGCTGCTGCGGATGAGGAAACCCTGCAGCCCGAAGAATCACACTATGGGCACGGAGGCTATGGGCACGGCGGCTATGGGCACGGCGGCTATGGGCACGGCAGCTGGGGTCGCGGATGGGGGCACGGGGGCTATGGGCACGGCGGCTATGGGCACGGCGGCTATGGGGGCGGTTACGGCTACGGCGGAGGGTGGGGAGGCGGTTGGTACGGCCGCTAA